The Haloferax volcanii DS2 DNA segment ACGTCGTACAGCGTGCATCCGCGGTTTCGGAGCGCCTCGGCCGCGTCGCCGCCGCGCCGAACGTCGAGGTCCGGGGCGTCGTCGGGCACGTCGCCGACGGCCACGTCGACGTGTTCGAACGCGCGGTAGAACCCGACCGCGTCGGCGACGGTGGTCGACTCGGCCACGGCGGTCGCTCCGGCGGGCGAGAGGTCGCGGTCGTCGTCGGCCGCCGCCCGGACGAGCGGGACGAGAAGCAGGAGACAGCCGAACTGGGTGTTGCCGCCGCCCTGTCGACTCATGCCGGCAACCGCCTCCTCGAACGCCTCGCCGACCGGCGCGCCCGATTCGGCCAGTTCGAGGCCGGCCGCGGCACCGACCGCACCCGTGAGGAACTGTTCGAAGTGCAGGTCCGAGAGGTCGCGCCGGCGGTCGACGTTGCCCGGCTTGGGCGTGCCGGCGACTTCGAGCAGGAGCGCGAGTTCGGCGTGCCGCGCGGGGCCGAACCCGCGGTCGGAGACGGGCGCGACCATCAGGCGGACACCTCGCTTTCGTCGCCCGACTCGGCGGCGTCCTCGCGGCCGGCGAACCAGTCGTCCACGGCGGTTCGGACCCGGCGGAGGACCCTTGGATTGTCGCTCGGCCGCCCGACGCTCACGGCGTCGGCCCCGTAGTCGAGGTACTCGGTCGCTGTCTCGCGACCGCGGACGCCGTTGTTGGCGACGAGAAAGAGGTCGGGCGCGGCGGCGGCCACGTCGGCAATCACGGCCTCGGAGTCCATCGCGTCGACGTGGAGCCAGTCGGCCCCCGCGTCGGCGAGGGTGGCCGCGAGATTCGGGTGGTCAACGCCGTCGATTTCGGCGCGGACTTTCGCGCCGACGGATGCGCCCGACTCGGCGGCCGCGGCGACGTACGCGGCCAGCCGGTCGGAATCGCGCAGGAGCGTCTCGCCGCAGCCGACGGCGCAGAGTTCGTCCTGTCGGCAGTGGGCGTTTATCTCCACGCCCGCGCCGCGGTCGGCGCAGACGGCGGCGACCGCCCGAATCGGGTCGGGCGAGGTCGCTCTGACGTTGACGGCGACGAACCGGTCTTCCCCGCCGAACTCGTCGAGGGAATCCAGTTGGGCGGCGACGAAGCCGACCGGGTCGTCGGCGAGGAACTCCGAGCGTCCGCGGGCGACGAGGTCGCGGGCCG contains these protein-coding regions:
- a CDS encoding triphosphoribosyl-dephospho-CoA synthase, with amino-acid sequence MVAPVSDRGFGPARHAELALLLEVAGTPKPGNVDRRRDLSDLHFEQFLTGAVGAAAGLELAESGAPVGEAFEEAVAGMSRQGGGNTQFGCLLLLVPLVRAAADDDRDLSPAGATAVAESTTVADAVGFYRAFEHVDVAVGDVPDDAPDLDVRRGGDAAEALRNRGCTLYDVMALSADRDANAREWTGGFARTFRAAEAVLADDGPVTDRVARAFLDLLAEEPDTLVATNHGEAVARDVMDRAAAVSDLAEAEELADEFVAEGINPGTTADIVCAATFVALERGVPL
- a CDS encoding tRNA-dihydrouridine synthase codes for the protein MFAPRVAVASLSGESDAAWADAAAPHAGAAFLGGVALDEPAQAAARDLVARGRSEFLADDPVGFVAAQLDSLDEFGGEDRFVAVNVRATSPDPIRAVAAVCADRGAGVEINAHCRQDELCAVGCGETLLRDSDRLAAYVAAAAESGASVGAKVRAEIDGVDHPNLAATLADAGADWLHVDAMDSEAVIADVAAAAPDLFLVANNGVRGRETATEYLDYGADAVSVGRPSDNPRVLRRVRTAVDDWFAGREDAAESGDESEVSA